The Streptomyces lienomycini sequence GCTCCTCCAGCGTGGTGGCGTGCTGCCCGGCCCACTTGCGGAAGTAGCCGTCCTCGCCGCCGGTCGCCTTCATCGTCTCGATCAGCTGGAGGCCGGTGTACGCGGTGTTGGTCAGCCGCGCCGTGTCCGCCCGCAGCTTCGCCGTACGGGTCGCGCGCAGCCGGATCACCACCCGCATCGCGAGGATGTTGAGCAGCGCCACACCGATGCCGACGAAGGTGAGCTGCGGGTCGTACGTGTACAGCAGCACGGCGTACAGGACGACCACGATCGCGTCCACGCCCGCCGCGGCGAGGTCGCGGGCCAGCGTCTCGGCGACCGCGTCGTTGGACTGGAGGCGCTGCACCAGGTCGGCGGGGCTGCGCTGGGAGAAGAAGGTGACCGGAAGCCGCAGCAGGTGCCGCAGGAAGCGGGCGCTGGACAGGGTCGAGGAGATGATGCGGCCGTGCAGGAGGTTGGCCTGTTGCAGCCAGGTCAGCACCACCGTGAGCAGCACACAGGCGCCCATCGACGCGAAGAGCACGCCGAGCAGCGAGGTCTGCCCGCCGATCAGGAACAGGTCGATGTAGGTACGGCTGAGCGCGGGGACCGCCGCGCCGACCGCCACCAGGAGCAGGCTCGCCAGCACGGCCGCGGGCAGCGTGCCCGCGGTGCCGCGCAGCCGGGCGGGCATCGCGCCGAGCACACCGGGCCTGCGGCCGCCGCGGGTGAAGCCGTCGCCGGGCACCATGGTCAGCACGACCCCGGTGAAGCTGCCGTCGAACTCCTCCAGGGACACGAAACGGCGGCCCTTGCCCGGGTCGTTGACGAACACCCCGCGCCGCCCGAACCGGCGGCCCATGCCGTCGTAGACGACGTAGTGGTTGAACTCCCAGAAGAGGATGGCCGGTGCCGTCACCTCGGCGAGCGCGGCCAGGTCCATCTGCATGCCCTTGGCCGTGAGCCCGTACCTCCGCGCGGCCTTCAGCAGGTTGCTGGCGCGCGACCCGTCACGGGAGACACCGCAGGCGATGCGCAGCTCCTCCAGCGGGACATGCCGGCCGTAGTGCCCCAGCACCATCGCCAGGGAGGCGGCGCCGCACTCCACGGCCTCCATCTGCAACACGGTCGGCGTACGGACGGTCTTCGCGCGGCCCTTGGGCACGCCGCGCCCGGGCGGGGCGGCGCGGCGTCTGCCCCGGGTCTCCTGTGCGGTGCTCACGGCAGCAGCCAATCGACGGGACGCCGGTCGGCCAGCCGGATGGAGCCCGCGGCCAGGGTCATGGAGGTCAGCTCGAACGGCGGCCCGTCGGCCGAGGACCACTCGTAGCCGCTCCTGGTGGACGTCGATTCCGCCAGTTCCACCGTCACGGCGACCGGCCTGCCGTCCTTGGTGAACTGCTCGCCGAGCGCGCCGTCCCCGAGGAACGCACCGATCGTCTGAGCCGACTGGGCCGAGCGGTCCACGGACTTCACCTCGCCGTGCAGGACGCCGTACCGCTGCGTCGGCACCGACTGCACGGTCAGGTCGACGGAGGCGTGCGCGGGGATGGCGGCCGCGCTCTCGGCGGGCACGTAGACGGTGGCGCGGAGCGGATCGTCGGCGTGGGCGACCTTCTCCACCGAGGCGACGTTCGCGCCGGTGGCGATGATCTGCCCGACGGTGGCGGCGAGGCCGCTGACCCGGCCGGCGTCGACCGAGCGGACCACGGTCTCGCCCTCGGAGGTGCGGACCTTCAGCACCGGGGCGTCGGCGGCCAGCCGCTGACCGGGGCGCGCGAGGACCGCGGTGACCTGCCCCGCGACGGGACTCTGCAGCAGGTAACTGCCCTGCCCGTGGGTGAGGACGGCGGGGGCGGCGACCGTGGAGGTCACCGAGCCGCCCACCGCCCACACGGACGCGGCGGCCATCGCGACCACGGTCACGGACAGCGCCAGCCAGCCCTGCGGGCGGGCGAAACGCACCGGGAGGTCGAGCCCCTCCGGTGACTGGAGTTTGGTGAGGGCCTGTTGGCGGAACTGCACGACTGACGTACCCCGGGCTCGATGAGAACGGCCGAAGAAGGACAACGGCCGAAAAGTCCCGGAGCCTGGCCGGCTCCGGGACTCAGCGACGCAAGGGCGCGATCAGAGACCGGCGACCAGGCCCGTGACCGGGGCCGTGTTCAGGCCGGTGACACCCTCGACGGTGCCGACGGCCGTGTTGAGCAGGCCGGAGACCGGGGCGATGCCGTCCACCAGACCGGTGACGGTGCCGGCGGCGTTCACGTTCAGGCCGCCGGAGACGTTGTCGAGGTCGGCGTCGGAGATCTCGACGGTCTCGACCCGGGGGGTGGAGTTCATGATGGAACTTCCCTTCGTATAGCCATTTCACAAGGGGGGAGCGGCCCCCTCTGGGGACAGATGACGGCCGCGACCGCGGGCGCCGGGCGCCCGTTTCCAGAGCCCTCCGCGGCCCCCGCGGTGCGATGGATCAAAGCACGCGGCCGGTCCGTGCTTCCAATCAATCACCCCTCCCACCAGCGCACTTGCGACGACCGGGCGCCCAACGGTGCAGGACCGCGCACGCCGTCGGGTCGACTTCTTCACACGGTGCGCGACATCGGCCCGTGCGACCCCTTGCCCACGCGGAAGTGATTGGGGCACTCCCGCCCCAAACGCGTACCGGGCCCCGCCGGGTTGTGCAGATCCTCCAGCGAGGGTGACCGGGTTGGGCAATCGATGTGCAGATTCGCTGAAGCACACGATCCGTTCCGCGGTCTCAACAGTGCGTCAGCGAACGAGTGCGGAGCGTGGGCGGTCGACGGGACATGACGACCCGTCTGAACACCCCGCCCGGTCCGTGCGTACCAACAGCCGTCCAGGCGTCCCCACAGCTGCCGGACCGGCGGGCACGGGCCCCGGTCCCAGGAGGTCGAGCAGGTTGAGTCACCAGCGAATTCCGAAGCGCAGGGCCGCGATGGCGGCAGGCGGTGTGGTGGCGCTCGGCGCGGCCGCGATCCTGCTGCCCACCGCCAACGCCTCGCAGGGCGGCGGCTCCCCGGACGACGCCGCGTCGGCGCCCCGGACCCTCAAGGCGGCGGACGCGTCGCAGCTCGCCTCGCGCCTCGCCGGACTGCTCGGCGACACCTTCGCGGGCTCCTACTACGACTCCGGCGCGCAACGGCTCGTCGTCAACGTCGCCGGCGGGGACGACAACCCCGTCGTCGCGGACGCCGAGAAGGCGGGCGCGGACGTCCGCGAGGTCGACCACAGCATGGGCGAACTGCGCGGCGGCGCCCGGACCCTGAAGTCCGAGGCGAGCATCCCCGGCACCTCGTGGGCGATCGACCCGCGCACCAACAGGATCCTGGTGACCGCCGACAGCACCGTCACCGGCGACCGGTGGGACCGGCTGGAGTCCACCGTCGAGCGCCTCGGCTCCGGCATGGCGACCGTCAGGAAGTCGGCCGGTACCTTCAGAACGTTCGCGTCCGGCGGCGACGCCGTCTTCGGCGGCGGAGCGCGCTGCTCGCTCGGCTTCAACGTCACCGCCGGCGACGGCTCGCCCGCCTTCCTGACGGCCGGTCACTGCGGGGTCGCGGCCGACCGGTGGTCCGACGCGCAGGGCGGGCAGCCGACAGCCACCGTCGACCGGGCCGTCTTCCCCGGGGCGGGCGACTTCGCACTCGTCACGTACGACGACCCGGCGACCGACGCCCCCAGCGAGGTGAACCTCGGCGACCGGGCCCTCCCGATCAGCCGGGCCGCGGAGGCGACGGTCGGGCAGGAGGTCTTCCGCATGGGCAGCACCACCGGACTGGCCGACGGCCAGGTCCTCGGCCTCGACGCCACCGTCAACTACCCCGAGGGCACGGTCACCGGCCTCGTACAGACCGACGTCTGCGCCGAGCCGGGCGACAGCGGGGGCTCCCTGTTCACCGGGGACGGCCTCGCGATCGGTCTGACCTCGGGCGGCAGCGGTGACTGCACGGTCGGCGGCGAGACCTTCTTCCAGCCGGTCACCACCGCGCTGGACGCCGTGGGCGCCACCCTCGGCGACGGCGACACAGGCGCCGGTGACACGGGCGTGGCGGACGGCACGGGCGCAGGTCACGAGGACGGCTCCGGGCCGACGGGCCGACGGGCCGACGGGCTGGCGGGCGGGAGGTGACGCCCCGCACCGCAGTGCCCCGCGCGGTGGCACGCAGCGTGGCCGGTCCGACCCGTAGGCCGCGCGCCCGGCGTTTCAGGGCGGCCCCGCCGGGGGACCCGGAGGGCCGAGCGCGGCAACGCGCGACCGGCGCAACCAGAAGGAAGATGATGCTCGTGACCACGGACACCACCCGGAAACCCGCTGTCCGCAGGCTGGAGACAGGCTGGTCGAAGGCCCGTCGCCTGCGGAGCAGGGGAGTGATGCGTACCTGCGTACCCGCCGTCGAGGACCGCGGAACCGCCCGCGCACCGCACCTGGGCCAGGAGTCGAACATCGTCCGGGGCGAGGACTGAAGCAGCCCCGAGGGCGGACACCGCCCGGCGCGCCGGCCCCGTCGCCGGCGCGGTGCGCGTTCCGGGCAGGTCACGAGGCCGGTCCCGGACGGCGAAGGACACGCCGGTAGCGTCACGGGCGTCCCGCACCGCCCGCCCCGACCGCAGCAAGGCACTGAACCGTTCATGAACATCCTGGTCACCGGCGCCGCCGGATTCATCGGATCCCGGTACGTCCGCACGCTCCTCGCGCGCGACGCGCCCGACGAGCCGCGGATCACGGTGCTCGACGCCCTCACCTACGCCGGGACCACCGCCAACCTCCAACTCGACCACCCACGGCTGGAGTTCGTGCACGGCGACATCCGCGACACGGCGCTCGTCGACAAGCTGGCGGCCGAGGCCGACCAGGTGGTGCACTTCGCCGCGGAGTCCCACGTGGACCGCTCGATCCACGCCGCGGCCGACTTCGTCCTCACCAACGTCGTCGGCACCCAGAACCTGCTGGACGCCGCCCTGCGCCACGGCGTGGGCACCTTCGTGCACGTCTCCACCGACGAGGTCTACGGCTCCGTCGAGACGGGCTCGGCGACCGAGGAACACCCGCTGCGGCCCAGCTCGCCGTACTCCGCCTCGAAGGCGTCGGGCGACCTGCTGGCCCTCTCGTACCACCGCACCCACGGCCTCGACGTCCGGGTGACCCGGTGCTCCAACAACTACGGCCCGCACCAGTTCCCCGAGAAGCTCGTGCCGCTGTTCGTCACCCACCTCCTGGACGGCCGCAGGGTCCCCCTCTACGGCGACGGACGCAACGTCCGCGACTGGCTGCACGTCGACGACCACTGCCGGGGCGTCGACCTCGTGCGGACCCGGGGCCGGGCCGGCGAGGTCTACAACATCGGAGGCGGCACGGAGTTGAGCAACCTCGACCTCACCGGCCTGCTCCTCGACGCCTGCGACGCGGGCCCGGACCGGATCGTGCACGTCGCGGACCGCAAGGGCCACGACCTGCGCTACTCGGTGGACTGGAGCAAGGCCCGCGAGGAGCTGGGCTACCGCCCCCGGCACGACTTCCCGGCCGGACTGGCCGAGACCGTCGCCTGGTACCGGGACAACCGCGCCTG is a genomic window containing:
- a CDS encoding NHLP family bacteriocin export ABC transporter peptidase/permease/ATPase subunit, encoding MSTAQETRGRRRAAPPGRGVPKGRAKTVRTPTVLQMEAVECGAASLAMVLGHYGRHVPLEELRIACGVSRDGSRASNLLKAARRYGLTAKGMQMDLAALAEVTAPAILFWEFNHYVVYDGMGRRFGRRGVFVNDPGKGRRFVSLEEFDGSFTGVVLTMVPGDGFTRGGRRPGVLGAMPARLRGTAGTLPAAVLASLLLVAVGAAVPALSRTYIDLFLIGGQTSLLGVLFASMGACVLLTVVLTWLQQANLLHGRIISSTLSSARFLRHLLRLPVTFFSQRSPADLVQRLQSNDAVAETLARDLAAAGVDAIVVVLYAVLLYTYDPQLTFVGIGVALLNILAMRVVIRLRATRTAKLRADTARLTNTAYTGLQLIETMKATGGEDGYFRKWAGQHATTLEEQQRLGVPSAWLGVVAPTLATLNSGLILWIGGMRAVEGHISVGLLVAFQALVVRFTAPLTRLNGVAGRIQDFAADVARLKDVENFRADPLYDRPGGADSTRRLRGHVELQNVSFGYNPLDEPLLTGFDLTVGPGQQVALVGGSGSGKSTVSRLISGLYAPWDGVIRVDGQRLDDIPRGALASSVSFVDQDVFLFEGSVRDNVALWDPSIPDDAVVEALRDAALYDVVTRRPGGVHSRVEQDGRNFSGGQRQRLEIARALVRRPSVLVLDEVTSALDAETELVVMDNLRRRGCACVVIAHRLSTVRDSDEIVVLEHGTVVERGRHEELVARGGAYAALVGER
- a CDS encoding HlyD family efflux transporter periplasmic adaptor subunit, yielding MQFRQQALTKLQSPEGLDLPVRFARPQGWLALSVTVVAMAAASVWAVGGSVTSTVAAPAVLTHGQGSYLLQSPVAGQVTAVLARPGQRLAADAPVLKVRTSEGETVVRSVDAGRVSGLAATVGQIIATGANVASVEKVAHADDPLRATVYVPAESAAAIPAHASVDLTVQSVPTQRYGVLHGEVKSVDRSAQSAQTIGAFLGDGALGEQFTKDGRPVAVTVELAESTSTRSGYEWSSADGPPFELTSMTLAAGSIRLADRRPVDWLLP
- a CDS encoding type A2 lantipeptide, translating into MNSTPRVETVEISDADLDNVSGGLNVNAAGTVTGLVDGIAPVSGLLNTAVGTVEGVTGLNTAPVTGLVAGL
- a CDS encoding S1 family peptidase — protein: MSHQRIPKRRAAMAAGGVVALGAAAILLPTANASQGGGSPDDAASAPRTLKAADASQLASRLAGLLGDTFAGSYYDSGAQRLVVNVAGGDDNPVVADAEKAGADVREVDHSMGELRGGARTLKSEASIPGTSWAIDPRTNRILVTADSTVTGDRWDRLESTVERLGSGMATVRKSAGTFRTFASGGDAVFGGGARCSLGFNVTAGDGSPAFLTAGHCGVAADRWSDAQGGQPTATVDRAVFPGAGDFALVTYDDPATDAPSEVNLGDRALPISRAAEATVGQEVFRMGSTTGLADGQVLGLDATVNYPEGTVTGLVQTDVCAEPGDSGGSLFTGDGLAIGLTSGGSGDCTVGGETFFQPVTTALDAVGATLGDGDTGAGDTGVADGTGAGHEDGSGPTGRRADGLAGGR
- the rfbB gene encoding dTDP-glucose 4,6-dehydratase, encoding MNILVTGAAGFIGSRYVRTLLARDAPDEPRITVLDALTYAGTTANLQLDHPRLEFVHGDIRDTALVDKLAAEADQVVHFAAESHVDRSIHAAADFVLTNVVGTQNLLDAALRHGVGTFVHVSTDEVYGSVETGSATEEHPLRPSSPYSASKASGDLLALSYHRTHGLDVRVTRCSNNYGPHQFPEKLVPLFVTHLLDGRRVPLYGDGRNVRDWLHVDDHCRGVDLVRTRGRAGEVYNIGGGTELSNLDLTGLLLDACDAGPDRIVHVADRKGHDLRYSVDWSKAREELGYRPRHDFPAGLAETVAWYRDNRAWWEPLKRRTDVA